The Candidatus Rokuibacteriota bacterium genome segment ATCCCGAGGGGTCCCAACGCAAGCCCGACACAGATCAACCCGGTGTGTTCGATGCTCGAGTACGCGAGCATACGCTTGTAGTTGCGCTGGATCACGAGGCTGAACGCGCCGATCGCCAGCGAGAGGAGTCCCATCGCGGTGAACAAATCGTCCGTGAACCCCGTCCCAACGGCCGCGTTCACCACGAACTTCCATCGAATCACCGCGTACAACGCCACGGCGAGCAGCACACCCGACATCATAGCGGACAAGGGCGCGGGCGCCTCCGAATGGGCATCCGGCAGCCACGTGTGCATGGGAGCGAGGCCTGCCTTCGTGCCGTATCCGATGAGGATGAAGACGAACGCGAGCTGAATCACCTGCGGGTGAAGGTGTGGCGCCGAGGCCATCAGCACCGTCCAGTTCAGCGCCCCCTCCTGACGGCCGGCCAGGTTGACGAAGTCGAAATAGCCGAGCACCGTTCCCCCGAAGGCCAGGGCGATGCCGACGGAGCCGATCAGAATGTACTTCCACGACGCTTCGACGGAGGCCTTCGTCACGTGCAGCGGAATGAGCATGGCCGACGTGATCGTGGTCGCCTCGATCGCGATCCACATGAAGCCGACGTTGTTCGAGACGACCGCGAACAGCATCATGAGCGTGAACAGGTTGGCGAAGATGCGGAAGCGTCGGGCCTGGGCGCCGTCGTAACCGTCATCCCCGCCCATCCCCGGTCCGAGCCATGCGGCCAGCGCGCCCACCACGCTCACGCACAGCGCGAGCAAGGTCGAGAGGGCGTCGGCCCGCAGGAACTCCAGGGGCCCCGAGGTCAGCACGTCCCCCGCCAGGATGTGGCGCCACAGAACCACCGCCGCCCCCAGGGAGAGGAGGGACAGCAGGGCATTCGTCCATCCGACGAAGCGCCGATAGGGCTTCACCGCCGCGGCCAGCAGCGCCGCGAGGAGAGGCGGCCCAAGGAGCATCGCGAATGTGTTCACGCTCTCTCAGTGCCTCAGGCGATTGAGCTGTTCCACGTCGATGCTCTCGAAGGTCTCGTGGATCTGGTAGATGAAGATCTGCATGACGAGGAAACCCATGAGGACGTCCAGGAACACGCCGAGCTCGACGATCAGCGGGATCCCGTAGGTCCCCAGCACCGCCAACAGGGCGAGCCCGTTCTCGAGCATCAGAAAGCCGATGACCTGGGTCAGCGCCTTCTTGCGGCTGATTATGACGAAGAGGCTCACGAGTACCAGTCCCATCGCGAGCGGCATGCCCGCCCGGGTCGGCAGTTGGCTGAGCGCGACGAGGGGCCGCGTGATGGCATAGCCGAACAGCACGAGCAGGCCGGAGATCACCAGCGAGGTCGCCGTGTTCACGTACGGCGCCAGCTCCCGCTCGGCCGCGAACCGGCGCTCCATTCGTCTCAAGAGCCGCGGGATCACCACGACCTTGAGCAGGAAGAGGGCGACCGCGACCCAGTAGAGCTCGTGGTCGTGACCGAAGTAGGCGACGATTGCCGTCACTCCCGAGAGCACGGCGGACTGCCACGTGAAGGCGCTGATGTAGGCGGTCACACCCCGGCGCCACAGCAGGATGAGCCCGAAGATCAGCACCAGGCTCGAGCCCATAACGGAGAGTTGGGAAAAGACGCTGTCCATACGCTACCTGAGGAGGAACGACGAAGTGACCGCGAGCAGCGCCAGGACGAAAGAGGCGCTCAGCAGCTCGGGGACCCGGAAGAGCCGGAGCTTCGCGATGCGCGTTTCGAGCACGGCCACCACCCCCGCCAGGACCACGAGCTTGGCCAGCAGGCTGGCCACGGCGATGGCGAGCGTCGATGGTGTCATGGTCACGGATACGCCCCACGGAACGAAGAGGTTGCCGAGCAGCGAGAAGAAGATCAGCAGCTTGACCGCAGCCGCCCACTCGATGAGGGCGAGGTAGCGTCCGGAGTACTCGAGGACCATCGCCTCGTGGATCATCGTCAGCTCGAGGTGCGTCGCCGGGTTGTCGATCGGGAGGCGCCCGGTCTCGGCGAGCGTCACGATGAAGAGGGCGCCGAACGCGAGCAGATGGCCGGGGCTCAGGGCCGCCCCCGGATCCGCCATTGTGCGCGCCACGATCTGGCCGAGGTTCGTGGAGCCCGCGCTGAGGGCGAGGGCGAAGATGGCGAGGGCGACGGTGGGCTCGGCAAGGGCGGCCACGGTCATCTCGCGGCTGGCCCCCATCCCCCCGAATGGCGAGCCCGGGTCGAGCCCGGCGAGCGAGAGGAAGAAGGTACCGAGCAGGAGGAGATAAACAACAACCAGCAGGTCGCCGACCCCGTCGAAAGGGAGCGGCACGGCAAGAATCGGCACGAGGAACGTCACCGCGACCACGCTGGCGAAGACGATGAACGGCGTGGCCCGAAACAGCCACGACGCGTTGTTCGAGACGACAACCTCCTTCCGGAACAGCTTGCCCAGCTCCCAGTACGGCTGCAAGACGGGAGCACCGCGCCGGTTCTGCAGCCGCGCCTTCATCCAGCGGATCAGTCCGACCAGACCCGGCGCCAGCAGGAGCGCCAGCGCCGCCTGCGCCACCACGAGCACGTACCCGATCATCTCCCCCACCTCGCCACCGTGAGCAGCACCATCAGCGCGACCGTCATGTACACGAGGTAGAGGTGCACCGAACCCCCTTGGAGCCGGCGGACCCACGTGGCCGCCGTGCCGAGGACGTGCACCAGCGGATCGTAGAGGACCCGCTCGAACCACGGGCGGATCTCGCTCCGGTACTCGATCGACTGCACGAAGTACTTCGACTCCGGGTGGAAGTCGATGGAGAGATCCCGCGACGGGCGATATAGCTCGGCGAAGACGCGCCTCAAGGGCTCCGCGAAGGCGGTCGCGGTGTACTCCATGCGAGGTGTCTGGCCGATCCGGCCGCAGCCCCACGTGTCACCGAAGCGCAGCCGGCGGTCGGCACCCGCGAGCCAGAATCCCAGCGGGACAAGCCCCAGCAGGAGCACGAGCCCGAGCGCCAGGAGGGGCGGGGACATCTCCCCGACCGCGCCGGGGACGCGGAGCGGCAGCCCCAAGGTGAACCCCACTTCGGCCGGCGCGAAGCGCTCGAGGCCGGACAGCGCCGCCCCGATCACCCGCACGACGGCTGAGGGCGCCAGCCCGAGCGCCGCGCACATGAGCGCCAACGAGACCATGCCGGCCTGCATGGACAGCGGGGCCTCGTGCGCGTGCTCGGCCTCCGGCGATCGCGGGATGGCAAGGAACGTGATCCCGAACGCCTTGACGAAGCAGGCCGCGGCAAGCCCACTCGTGAGCGCGAGCATGGCCACGGCGATCGGCATGATCACCGCGACCTCGGGCTGAGGGATCGCCGACCCGCCGAGCAGGGCCTGGAACACCAGCCATTCGGAGACGAACCCGTTGAGCGGCGGCAGCGCCGAGATCGCGCAGGCTCCGACGAGGAAGAAGAGGGCGGTGCGCGGCATTCGTTTGATCAGCCCGCCCATCTCCTCCATGTTGCGCGTGCCCGTCGCGTGCAGCACCGACCCCGCGCCCAGGAACAGTAGCCCCTTGAAGCACGCGTGGTTGATCGTGTGATACAGGCCACCGATGATGCCCAGGGTGGCGAGCGTCGTCAGCCCGTAGCTCTGGAACATCAGGCCCGCCCCGATCCCGATGAAGATGATGCCGATGTTCTCGACGGAGTGGAAGGCGAGCAGCCGCTTGAGATCGTGCTCCATCAGGGCATAGAGCACCCCGAGGAGCGCCGAGACGGTGCCCAGGCCGAGCACGAGGCCGCCCCACCACGCGGGCCCGCCCGCGAGCAGGTCGATCGTGACGCGGAGCAGCCCATAGACACCCATCTTGATCACGACGCCGGACATCAGCGCCGACACGTGGCTCGGGGCCACGGGATGCGCCATCGGCAGCCACACGTGCAGCGGGACAACGCCCGCCTTGGTGCCGAATCCGAAGAGCGCCAGCAGGAAGGCCGCGTTCCGGACCCCGTGCGCCAGAGGCGCCGATCGCATCGCCGCGAATGACGTCGTCAGGTCGCCCGCGGACAGGAGGAGAAACATCGCCACGAGGGCCGCGAAGCCGGCGTGCGTGAAGGCGATGTACCAGTGCGCGGCGCGTATCGTCCCCGGCTGATCGTGCTCCGTGAGGACCATGACGTAGACCGACAGCGACATGGCCTCCCACGCCATGAGAAAGGTCAGGGCGTTGTCGGCCATCACCTGGACGCTCATGGACAGCAGCAGGACGTTCAGCATCGCGCCCAGCATCCTGAGCGAATAGCGTCCCTCGTACGCCGCCGAGTAGCCGAATCCATACACAGCGCTTGCGGCACCGACCACGCCGATGACGATGAGGAAGAACGCGCTCAGGCCGTCGATGCGAAGTGCAATGCCGGTCAGCGGAAGGAATGAAGCGGTGAAGGTCGGCGCGAGTCCGCCGCCGAGACGGACGGCGCCCAGCACCAGCCCGGCCAGGGCGCCCACGAGCGCGCACCCGGCGACGAGGCCACGTCCCGGCGCTCCACGGATACCGAGCGCGGCGAGCGCCCCGATCGGGTACGCGGCAAGGATCATCACAAGCAGGAGATGCTCGGAGGCCATCTCACGCCCCCCGCACGAGGAGGATTGCCAGGAGCCCCAGCAGCGCGATGACGAGATAGGTCAGATACGCGTGCGCGGAGCCCGACTGGATCGCGCGGGCGCGGCTCGCCCACAGATTCACCCATGCGATCACAGGGGCGTAGAGGTAGCGCTCGAACCAGGGCACCACCTCACTCCGATACTCGATGGACTGGACGAAGTACCTGGATTCCGGATGAAAGTCGATGGAGAGGTCTTGGGTCGGCCGGTACAGCTCGGCGAACACGCGGCGCAAGGGCTCGGCGAACGCGGTCGACGTGTACTCCATCCGCGCCGTCTGGACGACACGGCCGCATCCCCACGTCTCACGGACGCGGAGCCCCCGGCCCGCCCCGAGGATCCGGACCCCCAGCCACACGCCGGCGATGACAACGACGAGCCCCAGGGCCACGAGCGTCGGCGACATCTGCGCGAACCCCCCGGGCGTGGAGAGCGAAAGGCCTTGACCCAGCCGCGGCGCCACCGCAGGAAGCCCCGCGTGGCCGGCGAGGACGGCGCCCAGCGCCGAGAGGATGGGCACGGCCGCCAGGCCGAGACCCGCGCACGCGACCGCGAGGATTCCCATGCCGACCCGCATCGACCGTGGTGCCTCATGGGCGGCCTCGGCCGCATCCGACCGCGGAATGGCAAGGAAGGTGATCCCGAAAGCCTTCACGAAACCCGCGGCGGCGAGACCTCCGGTGAGGGCGAGGATTCCGACCGCCAGCGTCATAAGCGGCGCCACCAGCGGGGCCGAGCTGCCGATCCCGGGCAGGAGCGACTGGAAGAGCAGCCACTCGCTGACGAAGCCGTTCAGCGGGGGCAGCCCGGCGATGGCCAGGGAGCCTGTCAAGAAGCAGAGGGCGGTCCAAGGCAGCCTGCGGATCAAGCCGCCCAGGCGGTTCATATCGCGCGTATGGGTCGCGTGGAGGACGGACCCGGCGCCGAGGAACAGCAGCCCCTTGAACGCGGCGTGGTTCAGCGCGTGGTAGAGGCCGGCGCTCAGGGCGAGCACCGCCGCCGAGGCGGCCCCCAGGCTCAGGAAGAGGAAGCCGGCGCCGACGCCGATGAAGATGAGGCCGATGTTCTCGACGCTCGAGTAGGCGAGCAGCCGTTTGAGATCGTTTTCCATGAGGGCGTAGAGGACCCCGAGCACGGCCGACAGCGCGCCGAGGCCGATCAGCAGGGCCCCCCACCAGGCCGGCCCGCCGCCCAGCAGATCCAGGCCGACCCGGAGGAGCCCGTACACGCCCAGCTTGATCATCACGCCCGACATCAGCGCGGAGACGTGGCTCGGCGCGGCGGGGTGAGCGCGCGGCAGCCACACGTGGAGCGGGATGATCCCCGCCTTGGACCCGAACCCGAGGAGCGCCAGGCAGAACACGGCATTGCGCGTCGCCGGCGAGAGCGCGGCCGCCGCCGTGCGCAGGTCGCCGAAGGCGGTCGTGCTCGCGCCCGCTGCTAAGAGCAGGAAGGCCGCGAGCACGAGCGCCAGCCCGCCGTGCGTCATGGCCAGGTACCAGCCGCCGGCGAGAACCGTATCCGACTCGTCCGTCTCCGTCATCACGAGGAAGTAGGACGTGAGAGACATACCTTCCCACATCAGGAGGAAGGTCAGCACGTTACCGGCACAGGGAACCAGGCTCATGGTGAGGAGGAAAAGATTGAGCATAGCGCCGAGGAACCTCAGCGAGTAGCGATCCTCGTAGGCCGCGGAGTAGCCGGCGCCATAGATGCCGCACGGAATGGCGACGAGTCCGACGAGAGCCAGGAAGAACGCGCCCAGCGCATCGAGGCGGAAGGCGAGGCCGTCCGC includes the following:
- a CDS encoding proton-conducting transporter membrane subunit, coding for MNTFAMLLGPPLLAALLAAAVKPYRRFVGWTNALLSLLSLGAAVVLWRHILAGDVLTSGPLEFLRADALSTLLALCVSVVGALAAWLGPGMGGDDGYDGAQARRFRIFANLFTLMMLFAVVSNNVGFMWIAIEATTITSAMLIPLHVTKASVEASWKYILIGSVGIALAFGGTVLGYFDFVNLAGRQEGALNWTVLMASAPHLHPQVIQLAFVFILIGYGTKAGLAPMHTWLPDAHSEAPAPLSAMMSGVLLAVALYAVIRWKFVVNAAVGTGFTDDLFTAMGLLSLAIGAFSLVIQRNYKRMLAYSSIEHTGLICVGLALGPLGMFAAMLHLLNHALAKSTIFFLAGRVLHRYRTTEISGVSGLLTAMPWTGGLFAAGVLAVIGLPPFGLFISEFALFRAGFAAGRPWLMGLVLALLAVAFVSMIGHLNRMLYGAPAAGVTVGEGSAWPLVPLGLCVAALVVLGLTLPAPLRVLLTRIVEIAGS
- a CDS encoding formate hydrogenlyase → MDSVFSQLSVMGSSLVLIFGLILLWRRGVTAYISAFTWQSAVLSGVTAIVAYFGHDHELYWVAVALFLLKVVVIPRLLRRMERRFAAERELAPYVNTATSLVISGLLVLFGYAITRPLVALSQLPTRAGMPLAMGLVLVSLFVIISRKKALTQVIGFLMLENGLALLAVLGTYGIPLIVELGVFLDVLMGFLVMQIFIYQIHETFESIDVEQLNRLRH
- a CDS encoding NADH-quinone oxidoreductase subunit H — encoded protein: MIGYVLVVAQAALALLLAPGLVGLIRWMKARLQNRRGAPVLQPYWELGKLFRKEVVVSNNASWLFRATPFIVFASVVAVTFLVPILAVPLPFDGVGDLLVVVYLLLLGTFFLSLAGLDPGSPFGGMGASREMTVAALAEPTVALAIFALALSAGSTNLGQIVARTMADPGAALSPGHLLAFGALFIVTLAETGRLPIDNPATHLELTMIHEAMVLEYSGRYLALIEWAAAVKLLIFFSLLGNLFVPWGVSVTMTPSTLAIAVASLLAKLVVLAGVVAVLETRIAKLRLFRVPELLSASFVLALLAVTSSFLLR
- the hyfB gene encoding hydrogenase 4 subunit B, translating into MASEHLLLVMILAAYPIGALAALGIRGAPGRGLVAGCALVGALAGLVLGAVRLGGGLAPTFTASFLPLTGIALRIDGLSAFFLIVIGVVGAASAVYGFGYSAAYEGRYSLRMLGAMLNVLLLSMSVQVMADNALTFLMAWEAMSLSVYVMVLTEHDQPGTIRAAHWYIAFTHAGFAALVAMFLLLSAGDLTTSFAAMRSAPLAHGVRNAAFLLALFGFGTKAGVVPLHVWLPMAHPVAPSHVSALMSGVVIKMGVYGLLRVTIDLLAGGPAWWGGLVLGLGTVSALLGVLYALMEHDLKRLLAFHSVENIGIIFIGIGAGLMFQSYGLTTLATLGIIGGLYHTINHACFKGLLFLGAGSVLHATGTRNMEEMGGLIKRMPRTALFFLVGACAISALPPLNGFVSEWLVFQALLGGSAIPQPEVAVIMPIAVAMLALTSGLAAACFVKAFGITFLAIPRSPEAEHAHEAPLSMQAGMVSLALMCAALGLAPSAVVRVIGAALSGLERFAPAEVGFTLGLPLRVPGAVGEMSPPLLALGLVLLLGLVPLGFWLAGADRRLRFGDTWGCGRIGQTPRMEYTATAFAEPLRRVFAELYRPSRDLSIDFHPESKYFVQSIEYRSEIRPWFERVLYDPLVHVLGTAATWVRRLQGGSVHLYLVYMTVALMVLLTVARWGR
- the hyfB gene encoding hydrogenase 4 subunit B codes for the protein MILLLFFLMLGGYAFGAAGALLAPDGAAARRWAATGAVAGGGAGLVLALSVFAGGAPFLLEAPGLLSVADGLAFRLDALGAFFLALVGLVAIPCGIYGAGYSAAYEDRYSLRFLGAMLNLFLLTMSLVPCAGNVLTFLLMWEGMSLTSYFLVMTETDESDTVLAGGWYLAMTHGGLALVLAAFLLLAAGASTTAFGDLRTAAAALSPATRNAVFCLALLGFGSKAGIIPLHVWLPRAHPAAPSHVSALMSGVMIKLGVYGLLRVGLDLLGGGPAWWGALLIGLGALSAVLGVLYALMENDLKRLLAYSSVENIGLIFIGVGAGFLFLSLGAASAAVLALSAGLYHALNHAAFKGLLFLGAGSVLHATHTRDMNRLGGLIRRLPWTALCFLTGSLAIAGLPPLNGFVSEWLLFQSLLPGIGSSAPLVAPLMTLAVGILALTGGLAAAGFVKAFGITFLAIPRSDAAEAAHEAPRSMRVGMGILAVACAGLGLAAVPILSALGAVLAGHAGLPAVAPRLGQGLSLSTPGGFAQMSPTLVALGLVVVIAGVWLGVRILGAGRGLRVRETWGCGRVVQTARMEYTSTAFAEPLRRVFAELYRPTQDLSIDFHPESRYFVQSIEYRSEVVPWFERYLYAPVIAWVNLWASRARAIQSGSAHAYLTYLVIALLGLLAILLVRGA